A section of the Streptomyces sp. NBC_01591 genome encodes:
- a CDS encoding gala protein, with translation MLQPMPVRCPAIEHPDIPLADTALLDPLLERLAAEHPVEADEAFALGALRADGRVDLCKQGLGAAGAVRVMPAVAHSPHATHVLLGTNSLGDEGARAVADALGRGGHGLRTVYLGCNRIGADGVMALAGALSEDDTVTALWLKRNPVGDAGVRALVPMLRRNTVLRTLDLVNSGLTTDGLAALLAVLSQRPRPVERLFLGGNGLGAEAAPLLAALIRDAGVRELYLPANRLGDAGAAVLAAAADPARPIRLGLGGNGIGPAGARALADALDGIEGLDLGRPPSERSLGALSNVTGDIGADALAGALRGSPLQRLELRHTGLTGRGAKTLLAAVDADSRLEYVGLGPGLPRKVKRSFAARLRPDRGAHPDLRAVRSVYR, from the coding sequence ATGTTGCAGCCGATGCCCGTGCGCTGTCCCGCGATCGAGCACCCGGACATTCCGCTCGCCGACACGGCTCTGCTGGATCCGCTGCTGGAGCGGCTGGCAGCAGAGCACCCCGTCGAGGCCGACGAGGCCTTTGCGCTCGGCGCGCTGCGCGCGGACGGACGGGTCGACCTCTGCAAGCAGGGGCTGGGAGCCGCAGGTGCGGTCCGGGTGATGCCCGCCGTCGCTCACTCCCCGCACGCCACGCATGTGCTGCTCGGCACCAACTCGCTGGGGGACGAAGGGGCGCGGGCCGTCGCCGACGCGCTGGGCCGGGGCGGCCACGGGCTGCGGACGGTCTATCTCGGCTGCAATCGCATCGGAGCCGACGGAGTCATGGCGCTCGCCGGAGCACTGAGCGAGGACGACACCGTCACGGCGCTGTGGCTGAAACGCAATCCCGTGGGTGACGCCGGTGTCCGGGCACTCGTCCCGATGCTTCGCCGCAACACCGTGCTGCGCACCCTCGACCTGGTGAACAGCGGGCTCACCACAGACGGCCTCGCGGCGCTGCTGGCCGTACTGAGTCAGCGGCCCCGGCCCGTCGAGCGGCTGTTCCTCGGGGGCAATGGCCTCGGCGCCGAGGCCGCCCCGCTCCTGGCCGCACTGATCCGGGACGCGGGGGTGCGGGAGCTGTACCTTCCGGCCAACCGCCTCGGGGACGCGGGGGCCGCCGTGCTCGCGGCCGCCGCCGACCCCGCCCGTCCGATCCGGCTCGGCCTCGGCGGCAACGGGATCGGGCCCGCCGGGGCGCGCGCCCTGGCCGACGCGCTCGACGGGATCGAAGGACTGGATCTGGGTCGGCCGCCCTCCGAACGCAGCCTCGGGGCCCTGTCCAATGTCACCGGTGACATCGGAGCCGACGCGCTGGCCGGTGCGCTGCGCGGCAGCCCCCTGCAGCGGCTGGAACTGCGCCACACCGGTCTCACCGGGCGTGGTGCGAAGACCCTGCTGGCCGCCGTCGACGCCGACTCCCGTCTGGAGTACGTGGGGTTGGGCCCTGGCCTCCCCCGCAAGGTGAAGCGGTCCTTCGCCGCGCGGCTGCGCCCGGACCGCGGTGCGCACCCGGACCTTCGTGCGGTCAGGAGCGTCTACCGGTGA
- a CDS encoding TetR/AcrR family transcriptional regulator, producing MQGGSLTERRKAATRLDIARTAAALFVEHGLRTTRAEDIARAAGVAPRTFYRYFATKEEAITPLLAAGARQWVEAVRGAPADLSVPDALRHAAARALTPDPGDTAASESLEWVRSLLRMAADSPALQSVWNDACHDADVTLTRVLSARAGLPDGTDSLDIRLTAGVAGAAVRAAVETWAAGDAPATGPQGPAALAERCLTSAEGALKGT from the coding sequence ATGCAAGGTGGCTCGTTGACGGAGCGGCGCAAGGCCGCGACCCGGCTGGATATCGCCCGTACGGCGGCGGCGCTCTTCGTGGAGCACGGCCTGCGGACCACGCGCGCCGAGGACATCGCGCGCGCCGCGGGCGTCGCCCCGCGCACCTTCTACCGCTACTTCGCGACCAAGGAGGAGGCGATCACCCCGCTGCTCGCTGCCGGGGCCCGGCAGTGGGTGGAGGCGGTGCGGGGCGCCCCGGCCGACCTGTCGGTGCCGGATGCGCTGCGGCACGCGGCAGCGCGCGCGCTGACTCCGGACCCCGGTGACACGGCGGCCTCGGAGTCCCTGGAGTGGGTGCGGTCGCTGCTGAGGATGGCGGCGGACAGCCCGGCACTCCAGTCGGTGTGGAACGACGCGTGCCACGACGCGGACGTCACCCTGACAAGGGTGCTCTCGGCGCGTGCCGGGCTCCCGGACGGAACGGATTCGCTGGACATCCGGCTGACGGCCGGGGTCGCGGGCGCGGCGGTGCGGGCCGCGGTGGAGACCTGGGCGGCCGGCGATGCCCCGGCCACGGGGCCACAGGGGCCCGCGGCATTGGCGGAGCGCTGCCTGACCTCGGCGGAGGGCGCACTGAAGGGCACCTGA
- a CDS encoding extracellular solute-binding protein: MELDLLVASYDKSVGASLSDQWDSIVSAFEKQHAGIKINLERVPFNKIDKTLAQRVEAGRAPDIAQSNVFAPYAEDGRLYNLSQLFDIATQADFIRSFTEAGTVDNATYGIPFLASTPRLFYNKELFRRARITGAPTSWDTLREAAEALKAIGVKTPYGLQFGPEAADDEALSWLLAADGGYTGELAEYDFATSANIEALTWLRDKLVADGLAGASPAELDRTAAYAQFLQGEIGMLIAHPVLMGAADQAKVPYAHAPFPKKDGGAARPVGLSDWLMAFERNGHRKECGVFLAFLYSGESAMTYGGGQSALPVTYSASDAATGGSSEQGLSAFIEQLADAQFAPVNMRSWPAVRGTIRTDVSQAVMKGGDPESVLTSLDDSAVKADMEAATT, encoded by the coding sequence GTGGAGCTCGATCTCCTCGTGGCCAGCTACGACAAGAGCGTGGGCGCCTCGCTCAGCGACCAGTGGGACAGCATCGTCTCCGCCTTCGAGAAGCAGCACGCCGGCATAAAGATCAACCTTGAGCGGGTCCCGTTCAACAAGATCGACAAGACGCTCGCCCAGCGGGTCGAAGCGGGCCGGGCGCCCGACATCGCGCAGTCGAACGTCTTCGCGCCCTATGCCGAGGACGGCCGGCTCTACAACCTGAGCCAGCTGTTCGACATCGCCACCCAGGCCGACTTCATCCGGTCCTTCACCGAGGCGGGCACGGTCGACAACGCCACGTACGGGATCCCCTTCCTGGCCAGCACGCCCCGGCTCTTCTACAACAAGGAACTCTTCCGGCGGGCCCGCATCACTGGCGCCCCCACCTCGTGGGACACGCTGCGCGAGGCCGCCGAGGCGCTGAAGGCGATCGGCGTGAAGACGCCGTACGGGCTCCAGTTCGGCCCCGAGGCGGCCGACGACGAGGCCCTGTCCTGGCTGCTCGCGGCCGACGGCGGCTATACGGGGGAGCTCGCGGAGTACGACTTCGCGACGTCGGCCAACATCGAGGCCCTGACCTGGCTGCGGGACAAACTCGTCGCCGACGGGCTGGCCGGCGCGTCCCCCGCGGAGCTCGACAGGACCGCCGCGTACGCACAGTTCCTGCAGGGCGAGATCGGGATGCTGATCGCCCACCCCGTGCTGATGGGCGCGGCCGATCAGGCCAAAGTCCCCTACGCGCACGCTCCGTTCCCCAAGAAGGACGGCGGAGCCGCCAGGCCGGTGGGGCTGAGCGACTGGCTGATGGCGTTCGAGCGGAACGGCCACCGCAAGGAGTGCGGTGTGTTCCTCGCCTTCCTCTACAGCGGAGAGTCCGCCATGACCTACGGCGGCGGTCAGTCCGCGCTCCCCGTGACGTACTCCGCGTCCGACGCGGCGACCGGGGGTTCCTCCGAGCAAGGGCTGTCGGCGTTCATCGAGCAGTTGGCGGACGCGCAGTTCGCGCCGGTGAACATGCGGTCCTGGCCCGCCGTCAGGGGCACGATACGCACCGATGTGAGCCAGGCGGTGATGAAGGGCGGCGACCCCGAGTCCGTGCTCACGTCGCTGGACGACTCGGCCGTCAAGGCGGATATGGAGGCGGCGACCACCTGA